One Ananas comosus cultivar F153 linkage group 23, ASM154086v1, whole genome shotgun sequence genomic window carries:
- the LOC109728068 gene encoding histone H2AX has protein sequence MSSSGSTKGGRGKAKATKSVSRSQKAGLQFPVGRIARFLKAGKYADRVGAGAPVYLSAVLEYLAAEVLELAGNAARDNKKNRIVPRHIQLAVRNDEELSKLLGMVTIANGGVLPNIHQTLLPKKAGKDKGELGSASQEF, from the exons ATGAGCTCCTCGGGATCGACCAAGGGCGGGCGCGGCAAGGCCAAGGCGACGAAATCGGTCTCACGGTCGCAGAAGGCAGGTCTCCAGTTCCCCGTCGGCCGCATCGCCCGCTTCCTCAAGGCCGGGAAGTACGCCGACCGCGTCGGCGCCGGCGCTCCCGTATACCTCTCTGCAGTCCTCGAGTACCTCGCCGCCGAG GTTCTTGAGTTAGCTGGCAATGCTGCAAGGGATAACAAGAAGAATAGGATTGTGCCACGGCATATACAGCTTGCTGTGAGGAATGATGAGGAACTGAGTAAGCTTTTGGGGATGGTGACAATTGCGAATGGTGGGGTTTTGCCCAACATTCATCAGACTTTGTTGCCCAAGAAGGCGGGGAAGGATAAGGGGGAACTTGGATCGGCATCACAGGAGTTTTAG
- the LOC109728058 gene encoding probable ATP-dependent DNA helicase CHR12 encodes MATSLENPPPPPPPPTPLPPPPPTLPDRVVDQAKTLISALNLISRNLPLPPDVLRAVSSIYHGGDDDAAAEEEGGGAAPLEEDPIYGVSTSGTLIKELEDAICRQQESRMSCSALRTSKESRFNSSIQHRLSELEALPSNRGEDLQMKCLLELYGLKLLELQRKVRSDVSAEYWLHNICAYPDRQLFDWGMMRVQYPFSMYGIGDSFAIDVGERHRRKRYTERMSRLEEEEKNQIEMKKRKFFAEILNAAREFQLQTAAVLKRRKQRNDGVQAWHARARQRITRAEKLRFQALKADDQEAYMKMVEESKNERLKMLLGKTNDLLVRLGAAVQRQKDAEHLGGVSLKESESDDPSQVSVSKSETPGELDDEIDVVNTDSAQNGKGNDLLEGQRQYHSTVHAIQEKVTEQPTMLQGGELRPYQLEGLQWMLSLFNNNLNGILADEMGLGKTIQTIALIAYLMEHKGVTGPHLIIAPKAVLPNWFSEFSTWAPSITTLLYDGRPEERKGIREEYFGEGKYNVLLTHYDLIMKDKKFLKKIHWHYMIVDEGHRLKNHECALSRTIVTGYRIRRRLLLTGTPIQNSLQELWSLLNFLLPHIFNSVQNFEEWFNAPFACDVSLNDEEELLIIRRLHQVIRPFLLRRKKDEVEKYLPGKTQVILKCDMSAWQKAYYQQVTDLGRVGLESGIKSKSLQNLSMQLRKCCNHPYLFVGEYNMWQKEQIVRASGKFELLDRLLPKLQRTGHRILLFSQMTRLIDILEIYLQLYDFKYLRLDGSTKTEERGALLRQFNAPDSPYFMFLLSTRAGGLGLNLQTADTVIIFDSDWNPQMDQQAEDRAHRIGQKKEVRVFVLVSVGSIEEEILDRAKQKMGIDAKVIQAGLFNTTSTAQDRRELLQEIMRRGTSALGADVPSEREINRLAARNEEEFWLFEKMDEERRQRERYRSRLMEENEVPEWVFPKNTENKAKETLSPDAQSNQISGRRQRKEVVYADLLSDIQWMKAVEEGEDLSKLAAKVKRKEHPSDAHESVASEENSENISSKTLKKLQGGVAEKDDSEGEVVGEVVNSSWQNNIVTWKTHKRKRSSHGYSSSSSDVKGRQGL; translated from the exons ATGGCTACTTCGCTCGagaaccctcctcctcctcctcctcctccgacgcctcttcctcctcctcctccgactcTACCCGATCGCGTAGTGGATCAGGCGAAGACGCTCATCAGCGCCCTCAATCTCATCTCCCGCAACCTCCCCCTTCCCCCCGACGTACTACGCGCCGTCTCCTCCATCTACcatggcggcgacgacgacgccgccgcggaAGAGGAAGGGGGAGGCGCCGCCCCTCTCGAAGAGGATCCG ATCTATGGGGTTTCAACTAGTGGTACTTTGATAAAAGAGCTTGAAGATGCAATATGTAGGCAACAAGAAAGTCGTATGTCCTGTTCGGCATTGAGAACATCAAAGGAAAGTCGTTTTAATAGCTCCATCCAACATCGCCTTTCCGAGCTTGAAG CTTTACCATCAAATAGGGGCGAAGACTTGCAAATGAAGTGCTTGCTCGAATTATATGGTTTGAAG TTATTAGAACTGCAGAGGAAGGTGCGATCTGATGTGAGTGCGGAGTATTGGTTACACAATATATGTGCATATCCTGATAGGCAATTATTTGACTGGGGGATGATGCGGGTGCAATATCCTTTTAGCATGTATGGGATTGGAGATTCTTTTGCTATTGATGTTGGTGAACGTCATCGAAGGAAGAGATACACAGAG AGAATGTCAAGActggaagaggaagaaaagaacCAGATTGAGATGAAAAAGAGGAAATTTTTTGCAGAAATTCTCAATGCTGCTCGTGAGTTTCAGCTACAAACAGCAGCTGTGTTGAAACGACGGAAGCAGAGGAATGATGGAGTTCAG GCATGGCATGCAAGGGCAAGACAACGCATTACTCGTGCTGAGAAGTTAAGGTTCCAAGCGCTAAAAGCAGATGACCAAGAAGCATACATGAAAATGGTAGAAGAGAGCAAGAATGAGCGGTTGAAAATGCTTCTTGGAAAAACAAATGATCTTCTTGTTCGCCTTGGAGCAGCTGTGCAGAGGCAAAAGGACGCAGAACATCTTGGTGGGGTCTCGTTAAAAGAATCTGAGTCTGATGATCCTTCGCAAGTCTCTGTCTCCAAGAGTGAAACCCCAGGGGAGCTAGATGATGAGATTGATGTTGTCAATACTGATTCTGCACAAAATGGAAAGGGTAACGATTTGCTTGAAGGCCAACGGCAGTACCATTCCACTGTTCATGCTATTCAGGAGAAG GTGACAGAGCAGCCTACTATGCTTCAGGGTGGAGAGTTAAGGCCTTACCAGTTAGAAGGACTTCAATGGATGCTTTCCCTGTTCAACAACAATCTAAATGGCATTCTTGCTGATGAAATGGGTCTCGGAAAGACAATTCAAACCATAGCTTTGATTGCTTACTTGATGGAACACAAGGGTGTCACTGGACCGCACCTGATAATTGCTCCAAAAGCAGTATTACCAAATTGGTTTAGTGAATTTTCAACTTGGGCACCAAG TATTACTACACTATTATATGATGGGCGCCCAGAAGAGAGGAAGGGAATAAGAGAAGAGTATTTCGGAGAAGGGAAATATAATGTTTTGCTCACACACTATGATCTGATAATGAAAGATAAAAAGTTCCTGAAGAAAATTCACTGGCATTATATGATTGTGGACGAAGGGCATCGGCTTAAAAACCATGAATGTGCTCTTTCACGCACGATAGTTACAGG CTATCGTATTCGTCGTAGACTTCTGTTGACCGGCACCCCAATACAGAATAGCTTGCAGGAGCTTTGGTCATTGCTCAATTTTCTTCTTCCCCACATCTTCAATTCCGTACAAAATTTTGAGGAATGGTTTAATGCACCATTTGCATGCGATGTATCTCTCAATGATGAGGAAGAGCTACTGATTATTCGCCGTTTGCATCAA GTTATACGGCCCTTTCTTCTGAGAAGGAAAAAGGATGAAGTTGAAAAGTATCTTCCTGGGAAAACACAAGTAATACTTAAATGCGACATGTCTGCTTGGCAAAAAGCATATTACCAGCAGGTCACTGACTTGGGGAGGGTTGGACTAGAATCTG GCATAAAATCAAAATCTCTCCAGAATTTGTCAATGCAGCTCAGGAAGTGTTGCAATCATCCCTACCTATTTGTAGGAGAATATAACATGTGGCAGAAGGAACAAATTGTTAGAGCTTCAGGGAAGTTCGAATTGTTGGATCGTTtacttccaaagctccaaagaACCGGTCACAGAATTCTACTTTTCTCCCAAATGACACGTCTTATTGATATCTTAGAAATCTACTTACAACTATATGATTTTAAGTACCTTCGACTTGATGGGTCGACGAAGACCGAAGAGCGAGGGGCATTGCTTAGACAGTTCAATGCGCCAGACTCTCCCTATTTTATGTTTCTATTGAGCACACGAGCTGGTGGTCTCGGATTGAACTTGCAGACTGCAGATACTGTTATTATCTTTGATAGTGACTGGAACCCTCAAATGGACCAACAGGCGGAAGATCGAGCCCATCGAATTGGGCAGAAGAAGGAAGTTAGGGTTTTCGTGTTGGTTAGTGTTGGCTCGATCGAAGAGGAGATATTGGATCGTGCGAAACAGAAGATGGGTATTGATGCAAAGGTCATCCAGGCTGGGCTGTTTAACACTACCTCCACAG CACAGGACAGGCGAGAGCTGTTGCAAGAGATCATGCGGAGAGGAACGAGCGCTCTGGGAGCTGACGTCCCGAGCGAACGTGAGATTAATCGTCTGGCGGCACGTAATGAAGAGGAGTTCTGGCTGTTTGAGAAGATGGATGAAGAGAGGCGGCAGAGGGAAAGATACAGATCGAGGCTAATGGAGGAAAACGAAGTGCCCGAATGGGTATTCCCAAAAAACACCGaaaataaagcaaaagaaaCCCTAAGCCCAGATGCCCAAAGCAATCAAATTAGCGGAAGGAGGCAGCGTAAGGAGGTGGTATATGCTGATTTATTGAGTGATATCCAGTGGATGAAGGCTGTGGAGGAAGGGGAGGACTTGTCGAAGCTGGCTGCTAAGGTGAAGAGGAAAGAGCACCCTTCCGACGCGCATGAATCTGTCGCTAGCGAGGAGAACAGTGAAAACATATCGAGTAAAACTTTGAAAAAGTTACAAGGTGGAGTCGCCGAGAAAGACGACAGTGAAGGCGAAGTAGTAGGCGAGGTTGTTAATAGTAGCTGGCAAAACAATATCGTGACGTGGAAGACTCACAAGAGAAAGCGCTCAAGCCACGGCTACTCCAGTTCATCGTCGGACGTAAAAGGACGGCAGGGTCTATAA